GCTCATTTGAGCCCCCAAAGGCCGGGTTCATTAATGTGGCTGTCACTCNNNNNNNNNNNNNNNNNNNNNNNNNNNNNNNNNNNNNNNNNNNNNNNNNNNNNNNNNNNNNNNNNNNNNNNNNNNNNNNNNNNNNNNNNNNNNNNNNNNNNNNNNNNNNNNNNNNNNNNNNNNNNNNNNNNNNNNNNNNNNNNNNNNNNNNNNNNNNNNNNNNNNNNNNNNNNNNNNNNNNNNNNNNNNNNNNNNNNNNNNNNNNNNNNNNNNNNNNNNNNNNNNNNNNNNNNNNNNNNNNNNNNNNNNNNNNNNNNNNNNNNNNNNNNNNNNNNNNNNNNNNNNNNNNNNNNNNNNNNNNNNNNNNNNNNNNNNNNNNNNNNNNNNNNNNNNNNNNNNNNNNNNNNNNNNNNNNNNNNNNNNNNNNNNNNNNNNNNNNNNNNNNNNNNNNNNNNNNNNNNNNNNNNNNNNNNNNNNNNNNNNNNNNNNNNNNNNNNNNNNNNNNNNNNNNNNNNNNNNNNNNNNNNNNNNNNNNNNNNNNNNNNNNNNNNNNNNNNNNNccatccttgctgaatacaaattttaattaaaataattttaatcttACCTACCCTAAACatttaatggtagtgtatatttagGTATATTTTGCTCAATTCAGCAAAGCTGtaatttaaaaggcattctcaattctgaattttaaataatatggaTATAATAAAACAGATCTATTTGCAattttacctatatatatatttaacagagCAGGGCTGAGGAACATTTTAATCCCCTGTAATGCCATATCTGTCTCAATTGTAATCTGGTAATTACCATTTCCTGCAATTCCAATTTAAATTTCTGAGAGATGTAGCACTTCATTTCAAACCCATAAACTGAATCAAAGAGTGAATTATGTCTAACCCTGATATTAAGTTCACAGAAATACTAGGACTCTGCATGTTGCAATTGCCAGCTGCTGCTCTACTCTACTCATGTATGCGGTGTGAAAACAgactaaaaacattaaatactTTCAATTAGCATATACTTACTATAAtaagcaatataaaatatataaaattgtaaaaggAGTGGGCATCCATAACGTAATACATGATGTCCACCCATCCTTCCAAAGTAATAACCTGCAAAAACAGAAGAGAAACAGAGATCAAATGAAGATAATATGCTGCGAGACAGAAGATCCAAATGATCATTATCTTGATCTTGGCCAAGAAGAATAGCAGTCTCAGGTGCCTGGCCTCACATTTCTAACTGTGCAGATGGCTGGTGGCTCAAACACTGAGTTTTGAGAGTTCGTCTGGGGAATGAAAAGCCTTGCAAGTTTAGCATATTGTTTTTCTGCATGTTCTTGAATAATAAATGATACATGAGTTAAACACATTCAAATGTAGAGCGCTGCTAATGCACCTTGACCTGAGGTAAAGTTTCAATCAGTTACATTAGTGTAGACTCTCAGATCAAAGGCGTCTCTAATTTGTATCTTGAACACAAAGGGTTAGACACTAAAGCACTTGTAATTGCACTGCTTCTTCCCATCATCTAcagatttattttgaaatgtttttaggaGATAAATACTCTCCAGTGAACACAAAGTAGTAATGACATATATAGTCTTACAGTTCATGGCACAGAGTGATGCCAGAGGTCTGATTGTTAGTTTGAtcgcagtagtagtagtattgcaGGGTTAAGTCTGTTAGCATTGAGTAATTTGTTTTGGAAGCTCTGCGCCTGCAGCACTGCATTTCATTCTCATCCAGCTGAATCATTTAGCATTAGACCTCATGTTTGAACCCCAGTTCTTTCTATGCTGTCTACTAGATTCATTATCTgcttaaagaaaataaacattttggtaTTTACGGTAAAGAGATCATTTTTTGTTgttcacataaaaacaaaaacatgagtcTTCTTTTTTAGATTTCTGCAGTGCATCCACACAGTTGGCTTTAAAACAGCTGATTCAAAACGTATCCACATTTACATTTTGCAAATGCAACTACTGCTAGAcacacatttttacataatttattatgtatttagcCTACTTTACAGCCATACCAAGCATAATTTCAAAATCTTGCTTAAGAGTCCAGTTGGGTTTAGTTTTTAATGGATGTCAGACTAACAAAAACTTGTGAGTTGGATTGTTTTCAGCTGGTAACAGCACTTATATTCTTGAATATTTCCTTATGTGGGTGTTTCTTCAGCTACTGGCACTTTTGGCCAAGTGGAATTTTAGTAAATAGACTCTATCACTAGTTTAACTTGTCCTCTTAAAAGTCCAACAAACCTGCATCACTGAGAATCCTGTCACTTTTGTCATGTTTTCTGACAGTCATGAACATGCCCATCACAGCGCTGTTTCCACCACACCTcaaataatgcattacagtacGCTTTATGGCATTCTATGATGgaaaatttaatgaaaatgtaaattttaacacTTTGAGAATGGCCAGCTCCGGGTTAAGGTTAATCTCATAGGTAGCACTTTATGCATCCAAAATACACACAATTGACCCTTCACAAAAACCTGCCCccaaattttgccattttgtaagaaattcaaacaatgaataccattttgtggctctttatTTATGTGTCGTGACCGATCGCTGTAGCACCTCAGTTCAAGCGGCACGTGAACCGATCATCTCTTTCTTTTTACTAGTTAaatcacaaaattaaattaaattaaattcaagtttatttgtatagtgccttttacgatacaaatcattgcaaagcaaattaagtttctacaatatttagtcgTAGCTTTTTAGTGGTGACTATCAGTTTAtctgcatatgacaggaattttctgaaagatttatacaagacatagtcaaccagacgataaaaactattaacagcaattattatatgatgcaatcacacttacaATGTGGCgctatgattggtcagatcacctgtcaatcaaactccagATGAAGGGtcgataaattaatattttcagactcttaacataattaaaaaaattacctgATCTAAATTGATTCATAAAAATATTCTACTATAATTTCATCAGTGGCAAAATGCTAATAATTTGTGTAGatgatgaaataaatacattttcaaaaaatataaaccctacaatattattaacaatataatttttattctttgttttaaaatgtaaaaggctGTAAAATGGATTTTCTTTTTCAAGACTGAAAGTCTGGATCTGGGACAACttgtaaaataatcaaaaataaatgatgGCATGGTATAAAGTTTCTATTTTGAAGTAACCACTATCTTGCCCATAGATCTTGCCGAAAAAGTGccaaaagaaacattattttagaATGACCTGCTCCCGGAGGTGTCATCTTATAAGTACAATCCAGATCCTATTAAGATCTAATGTTGACACAGGTGAAAACCCTTCAGGCCCTCTTTTATAATTGCATATCCTGTAATGTCATTATAACCCAGCCAAAAGGGACATCACGTGACTGCCCCACTTGTAACGATCGGACAAATGAGACTGACATTCATTTCCAACAGATGGAGCACAGGTCTCATTGTATGTCCGTATGAGGGGCCCAATGCGCCCCTCCAACAAGGGCATGACTGCACATATTAAATATGCTTAAACAGGGTTTGTGCCACCAGTCCGTCTGTGGTGATTCAACTCTGCTGATGAGGATGGATTGGAAGTACAGACGAGTTAATATGTGACGGGAAGCTTTTTCTTTTCTGATTTAATTTCCACAGGCTGCGATATAAGATATCACATTACCATCGAAAAATCTCATCACTTTGCCGAGCTCCTCCTGAGCAAGGGGCAGAAATGACTAAAACAGACATTTGCTCACAGAAGATTCAATTATTTGGTATGGCTGAAGCGTGCTTAACAAGACTTTGTCCTTTCAAGATGAAAATCGAGTAATAAAAGGTTTTTAGCCTCATCTATCTTTGGAATAACTAGGGCCTTTGACTTTAGGGAAAAGAACAATGATGCTTACTAATGCATTTCCATTCCCACAGCGCTCAACAAAAAGACCATTGGCGACATGGAAATGATCTGGATTACAAACAACATTCAAAGAGGAACTTACCTGGAATATCGCAATCCAGGCATATCCAATATTATCGAAGTTCACTGCCCCTTTGTGAGGGTTGAGCTCCCCGGGTTTACACTCACTGTAATACTGGTTCCAGTTAACACAGCTGCTGTTGCCTGTCCCATCCAGGCCAGAGTAGGCATGTCCCGGTGGAGATGCATCTAAAGTGCACTCGACACCCTCCTTGAGGTGGGGCACCTGATTACAGCGCAACATGCCGTTCTCCTTATTGGCGGAGCAGATGAAGGGGTTCTCCTCACCTTCTTCATTCATGTAGTACGGGCTCATGTGTGACAGATTATAAAGGCTGTGGAAACACATGGAAAACAATGTGGAATATATGGCATGTACTTAATAAATAAGACACACATTATATGCTCAGAGACCACACGGCATGTTCTTTATCTTTACATGAGTCATGTACACGAGAGGACCCCCGTGACTGTGTGTCAAGGCCAGTAAGTGTCTTAAAATATCACATAATTTTACCCTTTTTATGACAAGGCAAGGTTGGTGcaggttgtaaaatgtcaagTGGTGCCACTCTCCTAAAAGTGGAcatctatacatttttataaatgatattgATGTAAACGTTCACATGTACTCAAGAacgtgaggaaaattgcagtttattacggttacaccacatgacatgtTTAGAGTCattaatttaagatttaaaatggtactaatgttttaattaataatcaagTCAGAATGATGTTTCAGAGGGAAATTTCACAACCAGGGTACCTGGGGCATTAATTCAAAatagaacattttattaaatgttaaacatttttattaaaacaacagaGAGCCACAGAGAGTTCGGGAATATCATGTCACAGATGGTACTTCTAAGtgacacaaaaaaatgaaatcatcTGTATGTATGTAAAGACTGATCCAGGACAATATGATAtactaatataattttatactcaaaaaaataactttcatgaAAACACTTCACAAAGGGGCATTTCACTGGCTCATATTTCTAAATAAGACCTGACAGGTGAAAATGCTGTTACTCTAGCATCAAAACACATGCATTCTGAGAGCAGTAATTTGTCCCATTACGGCAAAATATATGACTTATAATTCAACTAATTTTGATGACTGCAGTCTGCACTCATCAAAGCCTCTCAAGGGCTATGCTTTTACCCATATACCTTTGTTGGAGGTGTGAGTACCTTCAGCGCTCAGGGACCAATGCTCAGCACTGATTTTATGCCAGGGTGCAATGTTCAGTTTACAAGACTGTCAGCGGCTGAAATGCCATTGCTTCTGGCAACAGTTGGCTGCCACTTTGGATCATATCGACAGCGCTGACATGCTCCCAGCGGAGAGAGGGTAAAGGAGGAGAAGAGGGGAAGAAAGCTGCCGGTTAGATAAGAGCAGGACGGTACTTACGCTGTCACGTTATCTGGCATGAAACACCGATTCCTAAGAAGACCAGCCCACAGCTGCACCCCAACTATGCCGAATATAAAGAAGACAAAAAAGCACAGCAGGAGGACGTTGCCTAACATAGGCAGAGTATCAAGAAGCAGAGTCACCAGTATCCTCATACCTGAAATACAGAAACACAGACGCGACACCGTTTTAGTTGTTGTGTGCTTACTCCATACTGCTTTTAGGATTTGCATAAcatgcttaatttttttaagtacaagTATAAACAGCTGACAGACAAGTATACAGATTAACGAGTCAATATTTTAAGGTTATCATACTCGCCTGATCACTGCTGACCAATAACAGtgttgtatttatattaaaatctaCCAATCGCCAAGTTGAACTGTGAATTACttgaaactacataaaaaaacatgttagACCAAAAGAATTCTCCAGATCagtcaaacataaaaacattatttaaaaaaaaaaaaaacattttcagataaTTTTGCTACCAAAACCATAGATCAGTTTAATTAGTtcctgtggcgagtggggcggggccgagaggcgtgggaacgaggagtggggcgcaggtgtagctcatctccaatcactacacctggcctcactcctcgttcccacgcctctcggccccgccccactcgccacagttcctaattgaaaatgtattgaaCAAAAAATCTGTAGTTGCCTTGATGTTGATGTTCTCTGAATGTGTCATTTTGCATTCAGTGAATgaacaaattaaaacataaactaattttacttaAGGCAAATTTTACAACAATAGTTGAAAAAAACCCCAAATCTGAATGCATCTTGTTGCATCGACTCTTGTTGTCTTAACAGATATGCCTTTTAACATTGTATATGGTGAAATGGCAAATGTAGAACGACACCTTTAACTTAAATCGGTCCCACTTGTCATAATGCTTGACAGAGCACAGaaattgcatattttaaatgGACTGCTGATGGATCACAGGGACTCACTGAGTCAGACTTTAATGGAAAAATAAGACTTAAACCACTGAACAAATGTCCATTCCCATTATCCCTCACTGCAGGTTTCCACTACCACTGATAAAAGCTAACCACCactcagaacaccatagcaaccatacagcaagaccctagcaaccacacagcaatgtGCTAACAATCACTCTATCAACCACATAACAAGGCCCTGGCAACACCCTACAGTAGCACTGTGGAAGTGAGAGAAACCCTCACATTTTGAGTGGATACAGAATTCTTGTGTACAACTGAAAACTACTATAATAGCAAAAGCTTAAGGGATGTATTACAcatgctaatataaactcacatcAGAACCTTCAGGCAGCTAAAAATGATACTATTCTAAAGAATACAAACACGCCTTTTAAAATTAATCATATTAATGTATGTGATTCAATGATTTAGtctaatgctgttattttttaacAGCTAACACATTAAATCTGACCATAACTGCTTTATACTTTTCCGTGGTATTGCTAAAACAACTGTTTGCACTCTTTTAGTTAGAATATATTAATATCGATAAAAAAAGATTATGAATGGGTATAATTTAGTCTCACGTGTACAGTATATTGTcaatgtgaaatgtaaaaaaaaaatattcctggcAGTAGAAGGGAAATgtcatttgcacaaaaaaaaaaaaaaaaaaaaaaagaccaaacgAGGGATCCCAGGTTTACTGTAAAAACATGCCTGTGGCAACATTTGagcaaaattatatttcattgttTCTTGAACGCtttgcaaaaatgtcaaaatatctaGACAGCGGTGCCAAAACAAAGTTTATATAAGGGATGAAATCAATCTGAAAAATAACGTAATAATGTATTCTAAACCTACCTAAAACCTGTATTGTTTACAAaagcaaaagtgaaataaaacacatttgctgaagAAAACAGGACATTTTAGTTTGCTTCTACAAGTCTATGTTTCTACAAGCATGTTTTCCAATGAGCCTATGTAGGTAGAGGACAGCAGGAAAGAATTTTTCAAAATTCTCAGAAGCATGTGACAGGATGTGGGGGAGTACatgaagttattttattatttaaagataaacatgttttgattttaatgtttgcatttcctgttttttttgtttttttttagtttgaagaAAATACAATCTGCTATAAAATTGCTGTTCACTTTTGAGATTAAGTGAAATGCATCACAAAAACATTTTAGTCAATTgactagaaaacaaacaaaatagagTAAAAGGAAAGTCATGGATGCATATGTAAATCAGCTGCATGTGTCACTGTCACATGGCCCAGTGATCAAGACAGACCGTTGTGAACTGTGTTCGGTGACACACTAAAACTGTCAGAAAGGATACGCCCGAGAGCATCAGCATTCAGGATATCTCAAGCGGAATGAACGCCTGTTTACCTACAGATACTCATACTTATTTCAGATGAATCAGTCCTGTCTCTCACTCTACTTTCTTGAGATGACACaacaatggtaaaaaaaaactgcacaaagaCACCCACTGAAAAAGCATAAAAACATCGGCAAACATCAATGTGAGAAGTGCCCCCAGAGAGGAGTGATGCATCCGGTGGATCCGAGTGACTAATGTGCTTGAGGTGGGTGTGTGGCTGATGTAATTAAAGTGTATGATATGGAGAGAAGAGGCCTTAAATGGGCCTGTCTGAGTGTGGATATCCCCTCGATGGCCTGCAGCCCTCCCTCCAAAGACAGTGTGGAGCCACACCGTCGCTTGGACACTTTTAATGAACCCCCTGGAGATACGTGTGGTCACATAGTGGAAGTGGATGAACACGCTAACTCACTTTTGTGtaaacagatagatagagatagagatTTTCTAGCTTAGTATTTGAATTACAGCTTCAGGTGTGAAATGGCATGTCGGCAATAACAAAAtaacatagacacacacatacagtacactccAACTAACATCCACAATTCACTCCAGAGAATCCTAATATCATTCCATACTAAAAGCACTTCTGCTGGCGGCAACAGTCCACCAAGACAAATAAATCACGGTATCTCGTCCTCCATCTGGGCAACAGCAGAGTCATTAAAGCTGATGTGGTGGGGCAGAATTACTCATACTTTAAATCTCCAACGTACTCCAGGGACGTGTCTCAATCCATCTTGTGTAGTAAGTGCACTAACCAGGGATTCTGCTATTTCTATGGCTGTCGAAATTCAAGTGCACTAAAATGTTTGCTCTCCAAAAATGGGAAATTCACTACGTACAGTACACTTCTATATACACTACCAACatctacatttaaaaatctatGTACATATGTGGTGTATGTTTTCGAGAGATTAGTACTTTGATTC
The nucleotide sequence above comes from Carassius gibelio isolate Cgi1373 ecotype wild population from Czech Republic chromosome B3, carGib1.2-hapl.c, whole genome shotgun sequence. Encoded proteins:
- the LOC127953785 gene encoding voltage-dependent T-type calcium channel subunit alpha-1H-like, with amino-acid sequence MLVILLNCVTLGMFQPCEDLKCQSEWCVVLQAFDDCIFAFFAVEMVIKMIALGIFGSKCYLGDTWNRLDFFIVMAGMMEYSLDGHNASLSAIRTVRVLRPLRAINRVPSMRILVTLLLDTLPMLGNVLLLCFFVFFIFGIVGVQLWAGLLRNRCFMPDNVTALYNLSHMSPYYMNEEGEENPFICSANKENGMLRCNQVPHLKEGVECTLDASPPGHAYSGLDGTGNSSCVNWNQYYSECKPGELNPHKGAVNFDNIGYAWIAIFQVITLEGWVDIMYYVMDAHSFYNFIYFILLIIVSIC